Proteins co-encoded in one Rhodococcus sp. PAMC28707 genomic window:
- a CDS encoding ABC transporter ATP-binding protein: MSEVVFEGVKHAFGDREVLRGIDLRFSERRVGIIGSNGSGKSTLARMINGLLAPTSGTVTVDGVDASRKGAQVRKKVGFVFTDPDTQIVMPTVSEDLAFSLRRSGLSKAEIAERVHEILARFRLDHHAEHPSHLLSGGQKQLLAIGAVLIRRPEVVIADEPTTLLDLRNARVVAEALDSMDQQVIVVTHHLALLDSFERVIVIDDGLVAFDGTPEDAVPAYRELVE, translated from the coding sequence GTGAGTGAAGTGGTGTTCGAGGGTGTCAAGCACGCGTTCGGTGATCGTGAGGTGTTGCGCGGCATCGACCTTCGGTTCAGTGAGCGGCGTGTGGGGATCATCGGTTCCAACGGCTCGGGTAAGTCCACACTGGCTCGGATGATCAACGGTCTGTTGGCGCCGACGTCGGGGACCGTGACCGTCGACGGTGTGGACGCATCCAGGAAGGGCGCGCAGGTCCGTAAGAAGGTCGGCTTCGTCTTCACCGATCCCGATACGCAGATCGTCATGCCTACAGTCTCGGAGGATCTCGCGTTCTCGCTGCGCCGTTCGGGACTGAGCAAGGCCGAGATCGCCGAACGTGTGCACGAGATCCTGGCGCGATTCCGCCTCGACCACCACGCAGAGCATCCGTCCCATCTGTTGTCCGGCGGGCAGAAGCAGCTCCTGGCAATCGGAGCCGTCCTCATCCGGCGCCCCGAGGTCGTCATTGCCGACGAGCCGACGACGCTCCTCGATCTGCGCAACGCCCGCGTCGTTGCCGAGGCACTCGATTCGATGGATCAGCAAGTGATCGTCGTGACGCATCATCTAGCGCTGCTGGACAGCTTCGAGCGCGTCATCGTCATCGACGACGGGCTCGTCGCGTTCGACGGCACCCCGGAAGATGCGGTTCCCGCGTATCGGGAACTCGTCGAATGA
- a CDS encoding AMP-binding protein has protein sequence MSLLLGGRGSRLAIDWNGRALTYEQLDAAIDRWPQSRMHDASELDLPDALICVFAAARQGAAVRVENQAARPVHGNADPAAFLLVATSGSTGRPRALARTAASWTDSFAEFSSITGITAADRVLITGPLHATMHLFAAVHALWIGACVTDDRASATVAHAVPAVLRDLLDRAPALRLAVVAGTALDAGAQERAHGIELVEYYGAAELSLVAARRVPEPLTLLAGLEAEVRDGLLFVRSPYRVLGAPEWFGVGDLAELGPNRQLVVRGRGDAAVNVGGTTVIAEDVELVLDSIDGVRASAVVGTPHSVLGATVTAVVELHDGADVDYVKAEARGRLFREAVPRRWIVVPALPRTGSGKIARARVTDSIS, from the coding sequence GTGAGTCTGCTTCTGGGCGGGCGCGGGTCACGGCTCGCGATCGACTGGAACGGGCGAGCACTCACCTACGAACAGCTCGACGCCGCCATCGATCGATGGCCGCAGTCCCGAATGCACGACGCGTCGGAGTTGGATCTTCCCGATGCCCTGATCTGTGTGTTCGCCGCAGCGCGTCAGGGAGCAGCGGTGCGAGTGGAGAATCAGGCCGCCAGGCCGGTCCACGGGAACGCGGATCCCGCCGCGTTCCTGCTCGTTGCGACGTCGGGTTCGACCGGCAGGCCGCGCGCGCTGGCTCGCACTGCTGCGTCGTGGACCGACAGCTTCGCCGAGTTCTCGTCGATCACGGGCATCACCGCTGCTGATCGAGTGTTGATCACCGGACCTTTGCACGCCACGATGCATCTGTTCGCGGCCGTTCATGCTCTGTGGATCGGTGCCTGTGTCACGGACGATCGTGCGAGTGCGACAGTGGCTCACGCCGTCCCAGCGGTCCTTCGCGATCTTCTCGATCGAGCACCGGCGCTCCGCCTCGCCGTTGTGGCAGGTACGGCCCTGGATGCGGGAGCACAGGAACGCGCGCACGGCATCGAACTCGTCGAGTACTACGGGGCAGCAGAGCTGTCCCTGGTCGCCGCGCGTCGGGTGCCGGAACCGTTGACGTTGCTGGCGGGCCTCGAAGCGGAGGTTCGCGACGGGCTTCTGTTCGTGCGGTCGCCGTACCGGGTCCTCGGAGCTCCTGAGTGGTTCGGTGTCGGGGACCTGGCCGAGCTCGGGCCGAATCGGCAGCTCGTCGTGCGCGGTCGCGGTGATGCCGCAGTCAACGTGGGCGGAACTACGGTGATCGCGGAGGATGTCGAGCTGGTGCTGGATTCGATCGACGGTGTCCGGGCTTCGGCTGTCGTCGGAACTCCGCATTCGGTGCTCGGTGCGACGGTGACTGCTGTTGTGGAGCTTCACGACGGGGCGGATGTGGATTACGTCAAGGCCGAGGCCCGTGGACGCTTGTTCCGTGAGGCCGTGCCCAGGCGCTGGATCGTCGTCCCGGCTCTGCCGCGTACCGGTAGCGGCAAGATCGCTCGTGCGCGGGTGACAGACTCGATCTCATGA
- a CDS encoding MsnO8 family LLM class oxidoreductase, protein MLLSILDRSRTRTGFDDASASADSIERAVHAEQLGYHRFWVAEHHGVPGMASGAPSVLLAAIGAHTSRIRLGSGGVMLPNHQPFVVAEQFAMLAALYPGRVDVGVGRSLGFTEPVRRALRTGREEADTFADDLAELSGFLDGTGPVTVRPAVPAPPMYVLATGKGLAIAAKAGLPVVVGGPILWGDGAEIAAYRRQFRATELTPNPRVIVSLDVMIADSAARARELMLPEAWAMAQSRNTGEFPPLVPTREIDLDAAPTRTRERVERSIDSSVHGTAHEVAIRLEELIERTDADEILASTSTFDRTALAVADAELRQLFAPSLSS, encoded by the coding sequence GTGCTTCTGTCCATACTCGATCGCTCCCGCACGAGGACAGGTTTCGACGACGCTTCCGCTTCGGCCGACTCGATCGAGCGCGCTGTCCACGCCGAACAGCTTGGTTACCATAGGTTTTGGGTGGCAGAGCATCACGGGGTTCCCGGTATGGCCAGTGGTGCCCCGTCGGTGTTGCTGGCGGCAATCGGTGCTCACACCTCGCGGATTCGGCTCGGTTCCGGCGGTGTCATGTTGCCGAACCATCAGCCGTTCGTCGTCGCCGAGCAGTTCGCGATGCTCGCCGCTCTCTACCCGGGACGTGTCGACGTGGGTGTCGGGCGCTCGCTCGGCTTCACCGAACCTGTCCGCCGCGCGCTCCGAACCGGTCGTGAGGAAGCGGATACGTTTGCCGACGATCTCGCCGAACTCTCGGGATTTCTCGACGGGACGGGCCCGGTGACGGTCAGGCCGGCGGTGCCTGCCCCACCGATGTACGTCCTGGCAACAGGGAAGGGCTTGGCGATAGCAGCGAAAGCGGGATTGCCCGTGGTGGTCGGCGGCCCGATTCTCTGGGGCGACGGTGCCGAGATCGCAGCCTATCGACGTCAGTTCCGTGCGACCGAGCTCACGCCGAACCCCCGCGTCATCGTCTCGCTCGACGTCATGATCGCTGACTCGGCGGCCCGCGCTCGCGAGTTGATGCTGCCCGAGGCCTGGGCAATGGCTCAATCGAGGAATACCGGAGAGTTTCCACCGCTCGTTCCGACCCGAGAAATCGATCTCGACGCTGCGCCCACTCGAACGAGGGAGCGGGTGGAACGTTCGATCGACTCGTCGGTGCACGGCACCGCTCACGAGGTTGCCATTCGGCTCGAGGAGTTGATCGAGCGCACCGACGCCGACGAGATTCTGGCGTCGACGTCGACGTTCGACCGAACCGCGCTGGCAGTCGCCGACGCCGAATTGCGGCAGCTGTTTGCTCCTTCGCTGTCGAGCTGA
- a CDS encoding AMP-binding protein, whose protein sequence is MSELLPDRIARHIRDKPSSLAVVDRRSAVTYGELGELVTATAAGMSGMRRVAVLPTSDIGSLVAVTAAMASGIGVVLLHRHLLPEQFARVLSLTQPDVVLAAPNQHARLRRMGAEAPTCVDSIQIEGVRTGGAADDDSELLIGITSGTTGEPKLFVRDQRSWARTLDRSDSTFDIRAGDRVATPGVLDHTHFLYGALHGLTRGAIVDLRPVGKSLPSGTTHLYSVPTIAWDVVRSGIGPVPSVREVLSSAARWPSSGRSALQEALPNASIVHFYGASELSFVSFDRGIAPGPGTLFDGVDVEIRDAIVHVRSGMLFDGYLTEDGVAGGPVDGWMTVGDRGRLGSGENLDGGENLERCQSLEGRTGSLGSRQLTLLGRDTDILIRAGLNVELAPIEAAFTAIPGIVEAACVGVPDARMGQVPAVVIVKGANPPSNADIWRHLRRELPSPSIPVRILTLEQLPRTPRGKVDLQEIGAIFATVRTAPSTTNQTVSEPLS, encoded by the coding sequence GTGAGCGAACTGCTGCCCGATCGGATCGCGCGGCATATCCGCGACAAGCCTTCCTCTCTCGCCGTCGTCGACCGGCGAAGCGCAGTGACGTACGGCGAGTTGGGTGAGCTGGTCACTGCCACGGCGGCAGGCATGTCGGGAATGCGAAGAGTGGCCGTGCTGCCGACGTCGGACATCGGGTCGCTCGTAGCCGTGACCGCGGCGATGGCGTCGGGAATCGGTGTGGTACTTCTGCATCGCCACCTGCTGCCCGAGCAGTTCGCCCGCGTGCTGTCTCTGACGCAACCCGATGTTGTTCTGGCAGCACCGAATCAGCACGCGCGGCTGCGGAGGATGGGTGCCGAGGCCCCGACTTGTGTCGACAGCATCCAGATCGAGGGTGTTCGGACCGGGGGCGCTGCCGATGACGACAGTGAACTCCTCATCGGAATCACCTCGGGCACCACGGGGGAACCCAAACTGTTCGTTCGTGATCAACGCTCCTGGGCCCGAACCCTCGACCGTTCCGATTCGACGTTCGACATCCGTGCGGGTGATCGCGTGGCGACGCCGGGGGTGCTCGATCACACGCACTTCCTCTACGGTGCGCTGCACGGACTCACCCGAGGCGCGATCGTCGACCTCCGGCCGGTGGGCAAGTCGCTTCCCAGCGGCACGACACACCTGTATTCGGTTCCAACAATTGCCTGGGATGTGGTGCGATCCGGGATCGGACCGGTGCCGAGCGTGCGCGAAGTGCTCTCCAGCGCAGCGCGGTGGCCGTCCTCCGGCAGATCGGCGCTGCAGGAGGCACTCCCGAATGCCTCGATCGTGCACTTCTACGGAGCGTCGGAGTTGAGTTTCGTCTCCTTCGACCGCGGCATCGCCCCAGGGCCGGGGACATTGTTCGACGGCGTCGACGTCGAGATCAGGGACGCGATCGTGCATGTGCGCAGTGGCATGCTGTTCGACGGCTACCTCACCGAGGACGGTGTGGCCGGCGGCCCCGTCGACGGATGGATGACCGTGGGGGACCGGGGAAGACTCGGAAGCGGTGAAAATCTGGACGGCGGTGAAAATCTGGAGCGCTGTCAAAGTCTCGAGGGCCGCACGGGCAGTCTCGGGAGCAGGCAGTTGACGTTACTCGGCAGGGACACCGACATTCTGATTCGGGCGGGCCTGAATGTGGAGTTGGCTCCCATCGAGGCCGCGTTCACTGCGATTCCGGGAATTGTGGAGGCAGCGTGCGTCGGAGTCCCGGACGCCCGCATGGGTCAAGTTCCCGCAGTGGTGATCGTGAAAGGGGCGAACCCGCCGTCGAACGCCGACATCTGGCGGCACCTGCGCCGAGAGCTACCGAGCCCTAGCATTCCGGTTCGGATTCTGACGCTCGAACAGTTGCCGCGGACGCCGCGGGGCAAGGTCGATCTTCAGGAGATCGGGGCAATCTTCGCGACCGTCCGGACTGCGCCGTCGACGACGAACCAGACTGTGAGCGAACCACTTTCGTAG
- a CDS encoding energy-coupling factor transporter transmembrane protein EcfT, with amino-acid sequence MIGLYRPGTSFLHRLPAGVKLLLLITSIVTATVVVRTPIQVGIVAALVAALFFLARIPVKVALAQLRPIIWMLLIIGVFQVIITSPARAVVVCGVLLISVALAALVTLTTRVTDMLDTVTRALGPLRRFGVDPDRIGLMLVLAIRCIPILATIVHEVAEARKARGLQWSMTALVTPVLVRALRTADAMGDALVARGVDDD; translated from the coding sequence ATGATCGGCTTGTATCGGCCGGGGACGTCGTTCCTGCACCGATTGCCCGCGGGGGTGAAGCTGCTCTTGCTCATCACCTCGATCGTGACCGCTACCGTCGTAGTCCGGACGCCGATTCAGGTAGGCATCGTCGCTGCGCTGGTCGCGGCACTGTTCTTCCTTGCTCGTATACCTGTGAAAGTTGCTCTCGCCCAATTGCGCCCGATCATCTGGATGCTGCTGATCATCGGCGTCTTCCAAGTGATAATCACCTCTCCCGCTCGTGCGGTCGTGGTGTGCGGCGTTCTGCTGATCTCGGTGGCATTGGCCGCACTGGTCACGCTCACCACGCGGGTGACCGACATGCTCGATACCGTCACCCGCGCTCTGGGGCCGCTGCGCAGATTCGGCGTCGACCCCGACCGGATCGGCCTCATGCTCGTCCTGGCGATCAGATGCATACCTATTCTCGCGACGATCGTGCACGAGGTCGCCGAGGCACGGAAAGCGCGAGGCCTGCAATGGTCCATGACCGCACTCGTGACGCCCGTGCTGGTCCGTGCGCTGCGAACCGCGGACGCGATGGGCGATGCCCTCGTCGCGCGGGGTGTCGACGATGACTGA
- a CDS encoding thiolase family protein has product MTSAPVLVAPWRTPIGTAGHGFADLTTTDLAAPVLRACLASLRESGCEDAVDDVVLGNCLGPGGDPARIAALSAGLGVEVPGVTVDRQCGSGLDAVMQAAMRVRSGDESVILAGGVESASTAPWRFWPPQAGSEPVRYTRAPFAPDSFPDPDMGVAADDLARRRGIDRVRLDAYAARSHRLAAESDFTSEIVPIAGIERDQRIRSNMTAERLARLRPSFSQSGTGTAGNSCGISDGAAALAITTESRAKGLPALRVLGAAVAGSDPALPGLGPVPAIEKVLRRTGVALSDVGVVEITEAFAAVVLAVSDELGLDENLLCPQGGAIAMGHPWGASGAILLVRLASQMLADGGPELGLAACAIGGGQGIAMIVERAW; this is encoded by the coding sequence ATGACCTCCGCTCCAGTTCTCGTCGCTCCGTGGCGGACCCCGATCGGTACGGCCGGTCACGGATTTGCCGATCTGACGACGACCGACCTCGCTGCGCCGGTGTTGCGTGCGTGTTTGGCGTCGTTGCGTGAATCGGGGTGCGAGGACGCAGTGGACGACGTGGTTCTCGGCAATTGTCTGGGGCCCGGTGGCGATCCGGCCCGTATTGCTGCACTGAGCGCCGGACTCGGCGTCGAGGTGCCGGGAGTGACGGTCGATCGGCAGTGCGGTTCGGGACTCGATGCGGTGATGCAGGCCGCGATGCGGGTGCGCAGCGGGGACGAGAGCGTGATCCTTGCGGGCGGAGTCGAATCGGCGAGTACCGCACCGTGGCGGTTCTGGCCACCGCAGGCAGGATCGGAACCAGTTCGCTACACCCGCGCACCCTTTGCACCCGACAGCTTTCCGGACCCGGACATGGGCGTCGCTGCCGACGATCTTGCTCGCCGTCGAGGTATCGACCGTGTTCGCCTGGACGCATATGCCGCACGGTCACACCGGCTTGCCGCCGAATCGGATTTCACGTCCGAGATCGTGCCGATCGCCGGGATCGAGCGAGATCAGCGCATCAGATCGAATATGACCGCCGAACGGCTGGCGCGGCTTCGCCCGAGTTTCTCGCAGTCGGGTACCGGTACAGCCGGCAACTCGTGCGGAATCTCCGACGGCGCAGCGGCGCTCGCGATCACCACCGAATCGCGCGCGAAAGGCCTTCCAGCGCTGCGTGTTCTGGGCGCGGCTGTCGCCGGCTCGGATCCGGCATTGCCCGGCCTCGGGCCGGTTCCCGCTATCGAGAAGGTGTTGCGTCGAACGGGCGTCGCCCTGTCCGATGTGGGAGTTGTGGAGATCACCGAGGCTTTCGCGGCGGTGGTACTCGCGGTGTCGGACGAACTGGGGCTCGACGAAAACCTGCTGTGCCCGCAGGGTGGAGCCATTGCGATGGGTCACCCGTGGGGGGCTTCGGGCGCGATCCTGTTGGTGCGCTTGGCCTCTCAGATGCTGGCTGACGGTGGCCCCGAGTTGGGGTTGGCTGCGTGCGCCATCGGCGGCGGACAAGGGATTGCGATGATCGTGGAGCGTGCATGGTGA
- a CDS encoding histidine phosphatase family protein — MAELRTLVLMRHGKSGYPEGTPDHDRPLAERGQREAALAGRWIAENVGNIDTVICSTATRTRETLLATGIDAPVRFEQRIYGGSPEEIFEEATLTEAAISTLLIVGHAPGIPWTALELASENKSSAIDAITMKFPTSAIAVLTTTAPWADLGPGMGTLTQFHVPRETTD, encoded by the coding sequence ATGGCCGAACTGCGCACCCTCGTACTCATGCGACATGGTAAATCCGGCTACCCGGAAGGGACGCCGGATCACGATCGCCCCCTCGCAGAACGCGGTCAGCGCGAGGCGGCACTCGCAGGCCGCTGGATCGCCGAGAACGTCGGCAACATCGACACCGTCATATGCTCCACGGCCACCCGCACCCGAGAAACCTTGCTCGCGACGGGCATCGATGCACCGGTGCGATTCGAACAACGGATCTACGGCGGCTCTCCCGAAGAAATTTTCGAGGAAGCCACGCTGACCGAAGCTGCCATTTCGACCCTGCTCATCGTTGGACACGCACCCGGAATCCCCTGGACAGCACTGGAACTGGCGTCGGAAAACAAGTCCTCGGCAATCGACGCCATCACCATGAAGTTCCCGACGTCAGCCATCGCTGTGTTGACCACCACAGCGCCATGGGCCGACCTGGGGCCGGGCATGGGCACGCTCACGCAGTTCCATGTCCCCCGAGAAACGACGGACTAG
- a CDS encoding NlpC/P60 family protein — translation MAGDPIAVIVAVIVSAAGAVAATDLPPQVKDGAHSVAAAAEDTGPTLQKQLDDLLGTLPTPAAVVAGTALDNAATAVEDAAEPMLPPKPAEPAKPETAPAADVPAPVAAAMSTTTDTTTTPSAFAPSVFPTNAGSVQFGGLTYSLGQITNQTAFMPAAEALRRALFPGLPATFTGVSLSPIGAITAFVPWLTRAGSICGGVKAPTIAALYAAENGFRYGPTAPVSVSGARGPGQFMPATWRTYGKDADGDGVADINGIADSVMASGNLLCDINSQVEKWKSAGLVKGDSLDLTIAGYNAGAGAVLKSGGMPSGTPDYENQTKPYVAKIRATETQFAAILTPFAGIDIAGIGGRAVQLAMDYLGLPYVWGGGNINGPSGGGFDCSGLTSYAVFKASGGTVTLPRTSETQWGVGTEVPLSMAQPGDLLFGNWQSGGPGHVAIYIGNGQMVHAPTTGDVVRVAPVFDGMKARRVL, via the coding sequence ATGGCAGGCGATCCAATCGCAGTCATCGTTGCCGTAATCGTGTCCGCTGCAGGAGCGGTGGCGGCGACGGACCTACCCCCACAGGTCAAAGACGGCGCCCACAGCGTCGCGGCGGCTGCGGAGGACACCGGTCCAACGTTGCAGAAGCAACTCGATGACCTGCTCGGTACATTGCCCACGCCGGCAGCCGTTGTCGCGGGCACGGCTCTCGACAACGCAGCGACCGCCGTCGAAGATGCAGCCGAACCGATGTTGCCCCCGAAGCCAGCGGAACCCGCCAAGCCGGAAACTGCTCCCGCCGCCGACGTTCCGGCGCCTGTTGCCGCCGCGATGTCGACGACAACCGATACGACCACTACACCAAGCGCTTTCGCGCCCTCGGTGTTCCCCACCAACGCAGGATCGGTCCAGTTCGGCGGATTGACGTACTCGCTCGGGCAGATCACCAACCAAACCGCGTTCATGCCTGCCGCCGAAGCACTCCGGCGGGCGCTGTTCCCCGGTCTACCTGCGACTTTCACCGGGGTTTCGCTGTCACCGATAGGTGCGATCACCGCGTTCGTTCCGTGGCTGACCCGCGCAGGATCGATCTGTGGCGGAGTCAAAGCACCGACCATCGCAGCGTTGTACGCAGCGGAGAACGGATTCCGGTACGGGCCGACCGCACCGGTATCGGTGTCCGGCGCCCGTGGGCCAGGCCAGTTCATGCCCGCTACCTGGCGCACCTACGGCAAAGATGCCGACGGCGACGGCGTAGCCGACATCAACGGCATCGCCGATTCGGTGATGGCATCGGGAAACCTGCTCTGCGACATCAACAGTCAGGTCGAGAAATGGAAGTCGGCCGGATTGGTCAAGGGTGACAGTCTCGACCTGACCATCGCCGGTTACAACGCCGGCGCAGGCGCGGTCCTGAAGTCCGGCGGAATGCCGTCGGGAACACCCGATTACGAAAATCAAACAAAGCCGTACGTGGCCAAGATTCGCGCGACCGAAACGCAGTTTGCCGCAATCCTGACACCGTTCGCCGGCATCGATATTGCCGGTATCGGTGGACGAGCAGTGCAACTCGCCATGGACTACCTCGGCCTGCCGTACGTGTGGGGCGGCGGAAACATCAACGGGCCGTCCGGAGGTGGGTTCGACTGCTCGGGCTTGACGTCGTACGCGGTGTTCAAGGCCTCCGGCGGCACGGTGACACTCCCCCGAACCTCCGAGACCCAATGGGGTGTCGGCACCGAGGTTCCGTTGTCGATGGCTCAGCCAGGGGATCTACTGTTCGGGAACTGGCAATCCGGTGGGCCGGGGCACGTGGCGATCTACATCGGCAACGGTCAGATGGTCCACGCCCCCACCACCGGCGACGTCGTCCGCGTCGCTCCGGTCTTCGACGGGATGAAGGCTCGTCGAGTTCTCTGA
- a CDS encoding vitamin K epoxide reductase family protein, with product MRAARATAWVLTIGGLLGLLGALTLTIERIMLLEDSAYVPSCNLNPVLSCGSVMTTEQAALFGFPNPIIGIVAFTVVLMTGILTLGRIELPHWYWLGLSTGTALGVVFVHWLIYQSLYEIHALCPYCMVVWAVTMPIFIVSLSQLVDRDRDRAGNITRALLEWRWTILAVWYAIVIAAIGIEFSDYWSTLV from the coding sequence GTGAGAGCGGCTAGAGCCACCGCCTGGGTCCTCACGATCGGCGGTCTTCTCGGTCTCCTCGGGGCGCTGACCCTGACCATCGAGCGAATCATGTTGCTCGAAGACAGCGCGTACGTGCCGTCCTGCAATCTCAATCCGGTGCTGTCCTGCGGTTCGGTCATGACGACCGAGCAGGCTGCCTTGTTCGGGTTCCCCAATCCGATCATCGGAATCGTGGCATTCACCGTGGTGCTGATGACGGGGATTCTGACGCTCGGCCGAATCGAACTGCCGCACTGGTATTGGCTGGGTCTCAGCACCGGCACCGCGCTCGGTGTGGTGTTCGTGCACTGGCTTATCTACCAGAGCCTCTACGAGATCCATGCGCTGTGCCCGTACTGCATGGTCGTGTGGGCAGTGACGATGCCGATCTTCATCGTCTCACTGTCCCAACTCGTCGACCGCGACCGCGACCGCGCAGGCAACATCACCCGAGCTCTCCTCGAATGGCGCTGGACCATCTTGGCCGTCTGGTACGCAATCGTCATCGCCGCGATCGGGATCGAGTTCTCCGACTACTGGTCGACGCTCGTCTAG
- a CDS encoding acyl-ACP thioesterase domain-containing protein, whose protein sequence is MDNAGTVEPAGFDDALAPLPAEGEGFETDWPIRTGDVAPAGRLRFDGIARYLQDIGSDNLAATPLGLTDPFWIVRRTVIDVHEPVQFPDHIHLRRWCSSMSTRWSNMRVSMSTGKGGSIETEGFWISISAKTGMPTRISDDALDMLARTTDQHRLKWKAWLTEPVPSEAATDIQFPLRATDIDSFDHVNNAAYWHAVEEFLVDYPDLVAGPHRAVIEYLYPVLGKEQVAIRHRYESGSLTVWFVVDGAVRTVAKIAPIS, encoded by the coding sequence GTGGACAATGCCGGAACCGTAGAGCCAGCGGGCTTCGACGACGCCCTGGCACCACTACCTGCCGAAGGTGAAGGGTTCGAAACCGATTGGCCGATACGTACCGGTGATGTCGCCCCAGCCGGCCGCTTGCGCTTCGACGGAATCGCTCGCTACCTGCAGGACATCGGCTCGGACAATCTCGCAGCGACACCTCTCGGTCTCACCGATCCTTTCTGGATCGTTCGACGTACGGTCATCGACGTCCATGAACCCGTACAGTTTCCCGACCACATTCACCTGCGGCGCTGGTGTTCGTCGATGTCGACTCGTTGGTCCAACATGCGGGTCTCGATGTCGACCGGCAAGGGCGGTTCCATCGAAACCGAGGGCTTCTGGATAAGCATCAGCGCGAAGACCGGTATGCCGACACGGATTAGCGACGATGCCCTCGACATGCTTGCACGCACCACCGATCAGCACCGACTCAAATGGAAGGCATGGCTCACCGAGCCGGTTCCGTCCGAGGCGGCCACCGATATCCAGTTTCCGTTGCGCGCCACCGACATCGACTCGTTCGATCACGTCAACAATGCGGCATACTGGCATGCCGTCGAGGAGTTCCTGGTCGATTACCCCGATCTCGTCGCCGGACCACACCGGGCCGTCATCGAGTACCTGTACCCGGTTCTCGGTAAAGAACAGGTTGCCATTCGGCACCGCTACGAAAGTGGTTCGCTCACAGTCTGGTTCGTCGTCGACGGCGCAGTCCGGACGGTCGCGAAGATTGCCCCGATCTCCTGA
- a CDS encoding RidA family protein: MGAKIIDKYVLSPETVWDPGAQLLSQCVVVENADRTLYLSGQTSITADGRFAGIGDVSAQIRLAFENIRLILDAAGGTLANVVKVTVYFTDLGDLDTYTGILGELFAESRPAQTVVEISRLAMDELLIEIDAIAVL, translated from the coding sequence ATGGGAGCGAAGATCATCGACAAATACGTGCTGTCGCCCGAGACCGTGTGGGATCCCGGTGCACAGCTACTGTCGCAGTGCGTAGTCGTGGAGAACGCGGACCGCACGCTGTATCTGTCCGGCCAGACGTCGATCACCGCAGATGGTCGGTTCGCGGGTATCGGTGACGTCTCGGCTCAAATCCGGTTGGCGTTCGAGAACATTCGTCTCATTCTCGACGCTGCCGGCGGCACCTTGGCCAACGTCGTCAAGGTGACCGTGTACTTCACCGACCTCGGTGACTTGGACACCTACACCGGCATTTTGGGCGAGCTGTTCGCCGAGAGCAGGCCTGCGCAGACCGTCGTCGAAATCAGCAGGCTAGCGATGGACGAGTTGCTGATCGAGATCGATGCGATCGCGGTGCTCTAG
- a CDS encoding biotin transporter BioY, whose amino-acid sequence MSGSEAVSGSKVRISARDMAQIAVFAALLAALGLPGAITVGFSGVPITLQTLGVILAGAILGARKGTAAVVVFIALTLIGLPLLSGGRTGLTALAGPSAGYLIGWIPAAFVTGLLTALILPKYPIALGLAINALGAIVIIYIFGTIGLLLRTDIGVWGAISTNFAFIPGDLVKVVIGAVVAKSVHRAYPGLIRS is encoded by the coding sequence GTGTCAGGTTCCGAAGCAGTGTCCGGTTCCAAGGTAAGGATTTCGGCACGGGACATGGCGCAGATAGCCGTCTTCGCCGCGCTGCTGGCCGCCCTGGGACTCCCCGGCGCAATCACGGTGGGTTTCAGTGGCGTTCCCATCACGCTCCAGACCCTCGGCGTCATCCTCGCCGGTGCGATCCTCGGTGCCCGCAAAGGCACGGCCGCCGTCGTGGTGTTCATCGCGCTGACCCTCATCGGGCTGCCTTTGCTGTCCGGTGGACGCACCGGCCTGACAGCACTCGCCGGCCCCAGTGCCGGATATCTCATCGGGTGGATCCCGGCGGCATTCGTCACCGGCCTGCTGACGGCTCTCATCCTCCCGAAATATCCGATAGCGCTCGGTTTGGCGATCAATGCACTCGGCGCAATCGTGATCATCTACATTTTCGGCACGATCGGCCTGTTGCTGCGCACCGACATCGGCGTGTGGGGCGCGATCTCCACCAACTTCGCATTCATCCCTGGTGACCTGGTCAAGGTTGTCATCGGCGCCGTCGTCGCCAAAAGTGTGCACCGAGCGTATCCCGGTTTGATTCGTTCGTGA